In Scatophagus argus isolate fScaArg1 chromosome 3, fScaArg1.pri, whole genome shotgun sequence, one genomic interval encodes:
- the LOC124056193 gene encoding alpha-1,3-galactosyltransferase 2-like isoform X1, whose product MGYAQKTKSALKCVLCFPIGLCLFYLTTPSLQLLIGLIPMDKCSLESAKMLSLDNSVDASLDLGSRRDVQTCTSWKTPIIWEGMFDPDLYDQMHKREGSSVALTVFAVGRYLDAYLMTFLNSSEKHFMLGLPVTYYVFTDMPEKMPHIKLAPRRSLKVFKVERHSRWQDVSMMRMKTISEVIESDIRHHCTHVFCFDVDQVFTGRFGSEALGDSVALLHAYYYHLPKCLYTYDHNPKSKAYMERGDFYYHAAVFGGSWKSVKALTEACYQSIMEDKENNVEALWHDESHLNKYLWLHKPSRVLSPEYCWDTSIGYRSDIRVARLLWAPKHYDTLRTV is encoded by the exons ATGGG ATACGCACAGAAGACCAAGAGTGCATTGAAATGTGTGCTTTGCTTTCCCATTGGGCTCTGTCTTTTCTACTTAACAACTCCATCTTTGCA ACTGTTAATAGGTCTCATACCTATGGACAAATGCTCTTTGGAAAGTGCAAAAATGTTGTCTCTGGACAACAGTGTGGATGCCAGCCTTGATCTTGG GTCTAGACGTGATGTACAAACATGCACTTCTTGGAAAACTCCCATTATCTGGGAAGGGATGTTTGACCCTGATCTGTACGACCAGATGCACAAGAGAGAAGGATCCTCTGTGGCTCTAACAGTGTTTGCTGTGGGcag GTACCTGGATGCTTACCTCATGACCTTCCTGAACTCTTCAGAGAAACACTTCATGTTGGGTTTGCCTGTCACATATTACGTATTTACTGACATGCCAGAGAAGATGCCGCACATCAAGCTTGCTCCTCGGCGAAGCTTAAAGGTTTTCAAAGTAGAGAGGCACTCCAGGTGGCAGGATGTTTCCATGATGCGCATGAAGACGATATCAGAGGTCATTGAATCGGACATTCGTCACCACTGCACGCATGTCTTCTGTTTCGATGTGGATCAGGTGTTTACTGGGAGGTTTGGCTCGGAGGCTCTGGGAGATTCTGTGGCTCTGCTCCACGCCTACTACTACCACCTTCCTAAGTGCTTGTATACTTATGACCACAACCCAAAGTCCAAAGCATACATGGAAAGAGGGGATTTTTACTATCATGCTGCTGTCTTTGGAGGTTCATGGAAGAGTGTAAAAGCACTGACTGAGGCTTGCTACCAGAGCATCATGGAGGATAAAGAGAATAATGTGGAGGCTCTGTGGCACGATGAGAGTCATCTCAACAAGTATTTGTGGCTTCATAAACCAAGTAGGGTGCTCTCTCCGGAGTACTGCTGGGACACCAGTATCGGCTACAGGAGTGACATACGAGTTGCCCGGCTACTGTGGGCACCAAAACATTACGATACGCTCCGCACGGTTTAG
- the LOC124056193 gene encoding N-acetyllactosaminide alpha-1,3-galactosyltransferase-like isoform X2, with product MDKCSLESAKMLSLDNSVDASLDLGSRRDVQTCTSWKTPIIWEGMFDPDLYDQMHKREGSSVALTVFAVGRYLDAYLMTFLNSSEKHFMLGLPVTYYVFTDMPEKMPHIKLAPRRSLKVFKVERHSRWQDVSMMRMKTISEVIESDIRHHCTHVFCFDVDQVFTGRFGSEALGDSVALLHAYYYHLPKCLYTYDHNPKSKAYMERGDFYYHAAVFGGSWKSVKALTEACYQSIMEDKENNVEALWHDESHLNKYLWLHKPSRVLSPEYCWDTSIGYRSDIRVARLLWAPKHYDTLRTV from the exons ATGGACAAATGCTCTTTGGAAAGTGCAAAAATGTTGTCTCTGGACAACAGTGTGGATGCCAGCCTTGATCTTGG GTCTAGACGTGATGTACAAACATGCACTTCTTGGAAAACTCCCATTATCTGGGAAGGGATGTTTGACCCTGATCTGTACGACCAGATGCACAAGAGAGAAGGATCCTCTGTGGCTCTAACAGTGTTTGCTGTGGGcag GTACCTGGATGCTTACCTCATGACCTTCCTGAACTCTTCAGAGAAACACTTCATGTTGGGTTTGCCTGTCACATATTACGTATTTACTGACATGCCAGAGAAGATGCCGCACATCAAGCTTGCTCCTCGGCGAAGCTTAAAGGTTTTCAAAGTAGAGAGGCACTCCAGGTGGCAGGATGTTTCCATGATGCGCATGAAGACGATATCAGAGGTCATTGAATCGGACATTCGTCACCACTGCACGCATGTCTTCTGTTTCGATGTGGATCAGGTGTTTACTGGGAGGTTTGGCTCGGAGGCTCTGGGAGATTCTGTGGCTCTGCTCCACGCCTACTACTACCACCTTCCTAAGTGCTTGTATACTTATGACCACAACCCAAAGTCCAAAGCATACATGGAAAGAGGGGATTTTTACTATCATGCTGCTGTCTTTGGAGGTTCATGGAAGAGTGTAAAAGCACTGACTGAGGCTTGCTACCAGAGCATCATGGAGGATAAAGAGAATAATGTGGAGGCTCTGTGGCACGATGAGAGTCATCTCAACAAGTATTTGTGGCTTCATAAACCAAGTAGGGTGCTCTCTCCGGAGTACTGCTGGGACACCAGTATCGGCTACAGGAGTGACATACGAGTTGCCCGGCTACTGTGGGCACCAAAACATTACGATACGCTCCGCACGGTTTAG